Genomic segment of Rickettsiella endosymbiont of Xylota segnis:
CCCGATAACCAGTTCACAAAGTTCTGCCAAAGTAGTATCGGGTTCGTCTAATAAACGAATACAAGCGCTTACTACTTCGCTAAGGTTGTGTGCTGGGATATCCGTCGCCATGCCGACTGCAATACCTGAGCCACCATTTAATAAGATATTAGGTAAGCGAGCTGGTAATAGTTTAGGTTCTTCCAGTGTAGCGTCAAAATTAGGCACCCAATCAACCGTTCCATCAGACAGTTCGTTGAGTAGGGCTTGGGCATAACGTGTTAAGCGTGATTCGGTATAACGCATGGCGGCAAAAGATTTGGGATCATCTTGAGAACCCCAGTTCCCCTGCCCATCAATCAGAGGGTAACGATACGAAAAATCTTGCGCCATTAACACCATGGCTTCATAACAGGGGCCATCACCATGAGGATGAAACTTACCTAAAACATCACCGACTGTACGCGCTGATTTTTTATATTTTGCGAGTGCGGTTAAACCTAATTCAGACATGGCATAAATAATGCGTCGCTGTACAGGTTTTAGACCATCACCGATATGCGGTAAAGCTCGGTCAAGAATGACATACATGGAGTAATCAAGATAGGCTTTTTCTGTAAAAAGACGCAGTGCTTGATGTTCAATGGGTGAATGTGCGGATGATAATTTACTTTTGGCCATTACTGTATAGCCTCTTAAAAAAAAAAGAACCCTAGTTCATCGGCGTCTTTTTGTAAGGACGATATTGAGTGGGCATGTTGAAAACAGCTTGTGTGCAGTATAAGATGATCATGATATTTTACAATATAGTTTTTAAAAAACTTTTACAGGTTTTTAATAAGCTCTAAAACTCATAACCCAGCGTAAATAAATGCTTCACATCGATGCCTTGATTGGGGGGGGATAGACTGGCGTTCGAATAATGTAGATAGTGATAACTGAACGACCATGCTTCCGCTGTGCTTTTTCGCCACCGTAAACCCAAGCCCATTAAATCTTGAAAAGCAAATTGACCGCCCAAATTTCGATGACCCAAGTGATTATTAGAAAGCCAGCTCGCACCAATTCCTAGCTCGAGATAAGCTTGGGCAGATAACAGCCAATTTTCGCGACTCTGTAAGCGTATGAGTGGCGATATAGCCAAAATACTGATAGAACGAGGCTGATTATCAAGAGGTGGGCTAGTATGCCAATTGGCATAGCTAACATCCCAGTAGCCAGTTAAGTTCAAGCGGGATTTTGGAAAGCCTACCCATGGCCAAAATTGTTGAATAGCAAATCGATATCCTTTTAAATGATCAGGATTCCCTGTTCCATAGGAAATTTGTAAGCCATGGGTTGCAGCAGAGCTGTTTGCTGGAATCCAACTAATCAGTATTAAACTGGCATATAGAAAATAGAGACAATTTTTTTTAGTTAAAATAGGTGAGATTTTCAATTAAACACTCCTTGTTGCATTAATTTTTTGTTAGAGATAAATTTTTCTTTAGCTTATAGGCTTTTATAGCGGACAACAATGTATGCTAAATACCAGTATTGTACTAAAATAACTTACATTTTTTCTAATAAAAATAGAGTTTTTAGAGTAGCTTCGCTGCCAAAAATTTCGTTTTATAATTTGTTCTGTTATAATGCCGGGCTCATTCTATTCAAGGGATATAAAAATTATT
This window contains:
- a CDS encoding acyloxyacyl hydrolase; amino-acid sequence: MKISPILTKKNCLYFLYASLILISWIPANSSAATHGLQISYGTGNPDHLKGYRFAIQQFWPWVGFPKSRLNLTGYWDVSYANWHTSPPLDNQPRSISILAISPLIRLQSRENWLLSAQAYLELGIGASWLSNNHLGHRNLGGQFAFQDLMGLGLRWRKSTAEAWSFSYHYLHYSNASLSPPNQGIDVKHLFTLGYEF